The following are encoded in a window of Neomicrococcus lactis genomic DNA:
- a CDS encoding MOSC domain-containing protein gives MVESSAPRITHVCRVFQLLPDRGVVGVTAIDKRPVDGKVKVGPLGLYADVQADRAHHGGEEQAVYAFANEDVTVWEEELGREIAPGEFGENLRTEGIDTSNSVIGTRWTIGSAEFEVTIPRVPCSTFARRMGEDKWVQRFTENGNTGTYLRVVRKGSIQADDEISVTSVPSHGVTVKDLFTGPTREQAQALLDAERAGEVQLTPKVVREINRVM, from the coding sequence ATGGTTGAATCTTCTGCTCCCCGCATCACGCACGTTTGCCGAGTTTTCCAGCTCTTGCCGGATCGCGGCGTCGTAGGCGTGACCGCTATTGATAAGCGTCCGGTGGACGGCAAGGTCAAGGTGGGCCCGTTGGGTCTGTACGCGGATGTGCAGGCGGACCGCGCGCATCACGGCGGCGAGGAGCAAGCCGTATATGCCTTCGCGAATGAAGATGTCACGGTGTGGGAAGAGGAGCTCGGCCGCGAGATTGCGCCCGGTGAGTTCGGCGAAAACCTGCGCACTGAAGGAATCGATACTTCGAATTCGGTGATCGGAACGCGGTGGACCATTGGCTCAGCGGAGTTCGAGGTCACCATCCCGCGGGTTCCCTGCTCCACGTTTGCCCGCCGCATGGGTGAAGACAAGTGGGTGCAACGCTTCACCGAGAACGGGAACACGGGCACGTATTTGCGGGTCGTTCGCAAGGGCAGCATTCAGGCCGACGATGAAATTTCTGTGACCTCGGTGCCCTCTCACGGAGTGACCGTAAAAGACTTGTTTACCGGGCCTACACGCGAGCAAGCGCAGGCTTTGTTAGACGCCGAACGAGCGGGGGAGGTGCAACTCACACCCAAAGTAGTGCGCGAGATCAATCGCGTGATGTAG